ACACAATTGATGAAATTTTTTGCTCCAATTAGCAAATTTTCCCAGAAATTAATCGGCCGGCTTGCCTCCCAAGGGTATCCATGACAACGATCATTAACACATCGTTGATTCGGTGTTCATATGGCCCTTCGTGAACACGTTCACTTTACCATTATTATCTGAAATAGCGGCTAGAGCTTCGGCTATCGACTGTTGGTAAAGGTGTTGCTAGGGACGTCTAGCCGTAGCCACAGCCTTAATCGTTTTGTGTAGGCCAGCTAtggcagccgtcgatttcaccaaactctgcataacttaagattaatcctgtatgattattttgttaattcgaatgacgcaacattacatttgactaatcccaaaacgaaatcgaatgacccttttgagtagcattcgattttgcgcgaaatagaatagcttggtggttaaattggctgctctttttccgaagTTGACCCAGAAAACCTATAGTGAAAGACCAGAGTTCTCACAGCATAtgcaaacaaatctgtgaacattttgggctcatttggtagttatttttgcaagagaaccaggaaagaataaacacctttgttgcattactttgtgtactttcagatgtaTAGTAAAAGGCTTTTTCAGTCCTGAAGTCTttgattatttgagtgagaaactacctctttctcgaaaacttcgttgcctcagagggatccgtttctctcaaatgttttataatatcaacggCTCCTTTTTACGCAAGTTTTAATGCTAGCAATTAGTTTatataattaccaattgtggccagtgcctttaactgggCCAGCATGCTTATCGAGGTTAATTGTTTGTCGTGACCTTGTCTCATTGACAACCGGATGCAAATTAGCAGCACGAACAGTGCATCAACGGTCACTGATGCACTGTTTACAAGGCTCATCGAGATGACGTCTTATGCGTTGAAACCCTGACAAGGCCCACATTTAATAAAACATGTTAGCAGCCGTTTTGGAGCGTCCATTATAGCAGAATTTCTGTTTCATAAAGCTATTTACCGTATAAGCAAAGGGTACAAACTGGCCAACCCGCAGTGAGTGCACGAGTGACGTAACAATGCAATGGTGAACGTGCATGCACACCCAGAaatgttctgggcccaatttcatagagctgctaagcacacgaATTTGCTTAGTATGAACATTTTGCctaaataaaaacaggattacaaccaaatttccaggtggttttcaggataagcaaacaacagctaaatacaaatgaaaatttggttggtaatgctgtttttatcaaggaagaaatttcatgctaagcaaatttttgtgctattaagcagctatatgaaataatGGATCTGGTGAAATACGTTAACACATcagcacatttttctgctacagtaagcagcaaaatttgctaacgggtcaacagctctatgaaatttggcccaggtcagTAGTTTTGTTGGGCATGCTCAGTCTCGAGTTAATCCTCAAACGAAAAAGAAAGAattttcattggataaacgtgcagtgacggaAGCTTTTcacatctgtgttttgattggtccgatgtGATGCGGGTGCAGCTGACCTCGGactaatcaaaacacagatgtgGAACTCTTAGTTTGGGTCGTCTGCATGCAATAGGCACTGTGTATGTCAGTAAATGTTTTATATGTATACGAATAGCATTTGACTGCATTGTTATTGGCTATCGAATGTAGGAAAAAGCTGATCATGCATGGGGATTGACGTAGGCTTTATAACGGATCTCTGGTATAATGCCACAAGCCTCGAAGTCTGCTAAACGATGTCCCACTTCATGCTATAGAGGTGGGTTCACGAGATGGCGCTAAACAACTTTTATATATAGTTTTCTTTGTATATGTTGTACTGTATGTTGGTCGTTGCCAGTGATACAGTTCAATAAGAACATTTTTCAATGGCACTTTCCCCGGGTAGTAGAAGTTGAAGCCAATAATTGACACAATTATATTCAATTTATGTTGTCATAACTTTATTTATCAAACTATTAACTGTAGTGTAAACGACGATATTACATATAGATAGGGTTATGGCCGGTGATTAAAAATCATAAAAGCATGTTGTTTGGAAATCTTAGTAATGGTTAAAATATGATGACATCCTGAAAACATACCTAATATTGGcaggacactgctctagaattgcataggtcgtgggttcgaatcccatcccgGACCTCGTTATAGCTATTCCATGATGACGGAATCAATCAAAAAGATGCGAAAATTATGCCAGGGTTGACGACATCCTGCAAAATGATGACTTTCTCGTATCTTAGGATGACGACATTCTATTGTGGGATGTCGGGCACCAAACAATAAACCTGTTTCGGGTGTCATCACCATAAGAAAAATATAGGATGTCGACATCTTAGAAATTTCgacaaaacatttattttccccaaaaatttcgGTGTTACTTTTGAGATAATATGATAATCTTTTGGGGGTTTCCaaatctgtgatattttttgccTACCCAATAGCTGATACAGAAATCGAGTAGAACTTTTTAGAGGCGGTTCATCCTAAAATAAATTAGAGATGACGAAAAATTGATGGAACTTGCTCCGTGGTTTCTATGTTAAACGTTTTACAGTTTAACAAACTAATAAGACTTAATaaagaaatgaacaaaatgAGTTTGCAATACATCGAGTGCGGAGTCAGTTAATATTGCAATACTGGTCTAGCCACGGACTACTGCATACACCAAGCAGCCTGGCTGATCATCTGCCTTCAAGTCTCCAGCCTTTACATCGTAGAGCCTGCACTGACCAGAAGTCATGACGTAGTCGAAAGACCAACACTCGTCATTAATCTTGCAACGCATGAAACATTGCATGGGTGACTTCATGTAAacgaccaacagagggcgttcgTTGGTTATTTCTTTGTCCACAAACATCAATGTGGACAAGCAGGTGATGGAGACCGACGGGTTAACGATCATTGCAGCTGTAGACATATCGGTAGCTGTTGAATACAATAAGAAAATCAGTAGTCGAATGCGAGAAAacggttattttttttaatttttttttttttaaaatcttcggacataattctttgttggcaggggccgtccagggttaggcaaaagttttaaaaactgtcatcgaagcgatgtgccctcccagacctctCCAACataaaacatacatgtttataaaaatacagaaaataaaaacatgaatgttaaaaatGTAGATAATAACATATAAAAGTACAAAACGTTGAAGTTGTTTGCTAAAACAAACGCACTTTACGAGATCTCTATATCACTTTTGTCGACAAGATTACGTAATAAGTAAACGACGGTAGGTCGGTTGAAAATAAGAACACCGGAATACGAACAAAAATAATACCTGGACAGTGAGAAAACAACCGAACGGATTTGAATACCCCTAGATTGATAATGACGCAATGATTTTAACGTTccaaggggtggatttcacaaagagttagaactatccatgcaatgtgtatatctcctaggactagtcctaactctttgtgaaatcgaccccaggacaaTGATATAGTTAGTTGACCGGTCAAAATGATGTGTACTGATTTAAAATACTTCGTTGTTCCTTGTTTTCCCCATTCAACAACAATAGTTCACGAACagaaataaaccaaacaattCTTGTTTTTATTCCTTCTTCTTACTTGCTATTAGAGCGCAGTCTTCCATGGGGTACTCTTCAACTATCACTTCGCACAGTGTTAGTGCATTGGAGTCTGCAGTTGGAATGTCGTCTTCCACACTGACGTAGCGGGCAATCACGGGCGGGTCGCACACAATCGGTATGTGTGCCCCAGGGATCGATGCTTGGTCCGATGTCACTGGTAGCCCGCACGCGGCATTGTTGAAAATGTCGCTCTCTATGCCCGCTCTCACGATTGTGCCATTCATTCTTTCGGCTGTCAATAAAAATTAAACTCGTTCTACTCacttgaattaaaggcagtggacactataggtaattactcaaaataattattagcgtaaaacctttcttggtgacgagtaattgggagaggttgatggtagaaaacattgtgagaaatggctccctctgaagtgccatagttttcgacgaatttgatttcgagacctcaagtttaaaacttgaggtctcgaaatcaactatctaaacgcacacaacctcgcCGTGacgagggtattttttctttcattattatctcgcaagttcgatgaccgattgagctcaacttttcacaggtttgttatttaatgcatatgttgagatacaccaactgtgaagacttgtctctgacaattaccattagtgtccactgcctttaaggatgtaTAGGCTTACGTAACTGTTGAGTTCAAACCATTGTCTCGAAATAAATCTTGTGATTGGTGTTTTGTCAGTTTTATCCTGATGAAAAGGACAACAAATTTCATGGGTTTGGTATCTCCTTACACATTAAACGATGTTGTTTCACTTACTTGCCAATTTGATATCACAGCGCCCTCGTTGGTCAATAAACAAGTGTCGTAgttcaaataaatgttaaaagacACAATTATCAACCAAACAAACTCTATGGTTACGGATACCAAATGTATCTTGCTATAAACCTACAGATCAGGACAGTCATAATAAGCATACCACTATGTCTTTGAAAGGACATTTAAATTATAATGTATCAACGTTTTGCACTTACGACAGCAATCTCCTCTGTTGACAAGGGTGATACGACCGAGGCAGTGGTTTGCGCCCAGGTCCACCTTCCACCAGGGATGAGCATCAAAATGACCTACAACAAGGAATTAAATAAGAGATGTCTTGATGTTATGAATTGTGGAGAAAAAATCACGGTGAAACCAAGAGATATAGGTCTAGATGGTGCAGAATCATTGGTTAAAAGgcaataaaaagaaaatagtCATGtcggttaaagggaaggtacacgtttggtaattactcaaaacaaatattaacttaaagcattggagagctgttgatagtataacacattgtgagaaacggctccctctgaagtagcatatattttgagaaagaggtaatttctcactaaaataataaaagacttcaagccagaagtcttttattcctatctgaaagcacacaaattcgtcaaaaaaaggtgtttttttctctcatcattttctcgcaacttcgatgaccaatttagctcaaattttcacaggcttgttgtttgaTGCTTTTGCTGGGATAcaataagtgagaagactggtctttgacaatcaaatGTGTACCCTTCCCTTTAAGGGGTGGGTTGTATGGTTgcttacataaaataaaaaagcgtATAAGATTCCAGCATCAAACAAAGTAAACATGCCAGGTTTATATGCTCTAGACCCCTACACTTTCTTTATTAACCTATTATTTAAAGTTCACACTTACTGGTGTGGGAACAATGCTGAATATTTGTGTCGGAGTTGCCGTCAATCGCTAGATCTGCTGAAAAGTCCCCGTTGTCCGAGACCTGGCTGGCATGCATCTCGTTAAGATCCAACACTGTAGGAAACATGTCACAATTTCTTTAACGCACCCGTTAATAAAAGTTAGCAAAGCACTgaaatttattgtttttcgtACTTGTGTTTTTGGTTATTACGAAGCGTATTGTAAAACTAAAATCCGTGTCAATGAAAACATTATGGAGAAATAACACACACTCAACAAATCAAATCAGGAGTCCTGGATCTACTCCCTCTGTAAAGtgattagaaaacaaaaaagtgtgtgccttaaaggaacacggtgccttggatcggacgattttgatctttcaaaagcgtttgtaaccgtttgttataaaatgtctATGggaagaaagatgttgtaaaagtagaaaacaacgatccacacaatcATTACACGGTTTTGCTTTTAccccgtcgactaacacggtcggtcatttatgggagtcaagtttttgactcccataaatggccgaccgtgttaattcgcacagtaaatggaaaaccacgcaattatttcgaggcaaatttgtttggatcattgtattctacttttaaaacatctttccagccatatgcattaaaaaaaacggttaaaaacgttaaaatagtttttttaaactttacagttaaagacgctggacactattggtaattgtcaaagaccaggggtcgatttcacaaagagttaggactcgtcttatcttgagttaggacgaataactcgtcctaacttaggattaatcttaagttttttatgctacagtgcagggttggaactcgtcctaagtcctaaaagatcagtcttaagttaggatgagttttgtgaaatcgacggcagtcttttcacttgctgtatctcaacatatgcataaaataacaaacctgttaaatttTTAGCTCcctcggtcatcgaagttgcgagataataatgaaaaacaacaacacccttgtcacacaaaggtttgtgctttcagatgcttgatttcgagacatcaattttaaagctgaggtctcgaaatcaaattcctggaaaattacttctttctcgacaactatgttacttcagagggagccgtttctcacaatgttttgcactatcaacagctccccattaatcgtaaccaagtaagtggTTAtcctaataattgttttgagtaattaccaatagtgtaaaaaACAACTGTACCTCAGCAACTATAAATATTCTAAGGGAAGCTTCCTAAtatcattaccttcaaatcACATTAATTTGACACTTTGTTCATTTTCTTTGTTCTTGGTTTAGCCTACTGTTGAAGATTAGGCCTGTAATGCAGGCAAATTGAAATATCatttaaaacattcatttgATGTAAAATTGTTTGTATGGTTATTTACAGTGAACTGAAGTTAGACAGCAATTAAAGACTGTAAACGCTTTTACTTTATTTGGCATGTGGATTTGGTTGGTTGAGAGATTGACTTAATAATTTGTATACAGGTCTAGTATAGGAATAATTCAAATTTCgagttaattaatttttttttctcgaaagcATCTAAAAGACTCACCTGTAAGATCGAGGCACCAGCAGGATAGCGGGCAAAACCACACGAGGGTTCCAAAGAGAAATATCAATAGGTTTTTCTCCTGCAACATCTCCTCGCAGTGAGCCATCATGGCAATTCACCACTCGTTCGCTGGTATCACAAATACTTACAGAATAAAGAAGCCAAGTGTTGCATGCAAACTGAGTGGTGCAGACTTATCACCAGATAACTGGGCTAGCTAATGGGCTGTTTTTCGTCAGTCAACCAATAAACTtccttgcatgtgacgtcagaagctctaaacagcgccctcacagaGGTCAATGAACACCTGTCATTGGCTGAGGGTCGTGTGTGCAAGTTTCCATTGCCTGGACTCATCGATGGCTAATACACAATGAAGGAAACCAGTTCAATGATATTGCCCTCTGGAGAGTCACACAAACCTCCGGTAAAATTTCGCAATTAGGCACGAAATAAATACAGGTAATCAAGTTGGAAAATATTTACATCCAGCACGAGTTTAATTAGACACATAGACCAATCTTTTGGGCAAGGCCAGAATTTGATCTGAAAGTTATTGTAGTCCGATATATATAGCAAACCAGCTAATTCTACACGTAGAGTCTTTACTGGTTGACCTCTTCACCCTTGACCTTTTCAAATTTCGATTCGTAACTCCTGATAAGATATCTTTGAAATCCGAGATTCCTATGCTGAAAAGTGAATTTTTGCTGCCATTATCAATGttagaaatttgttttgcaattatAACGTGTGCCTTACGTAAGAAGGCACACGTTTtttttccggggggggggggggggggggggggtggttcaTTGGCTTTTTATATGCCATATCgctttaaattatttaatttgggGCCCGAAGACAACTGAGACCTGACTCTTGTTCCGGGTTGCTCTgtagttttaatatttttcgCTCCAAATGAAGCTGAACAGGTTCTGGCCACGTTTGGTAGTGTAATCACGTGACAAGGAATACAATAATAAAGAACAGGTTTTGGAAAACTCCAGATGTAATTGAAGCAGTGGTTTACTTTAGATGAAACAAAGCAAAACTATAACACAACaaataagtaaggttttatagaTCATGAAGTATAAAAATCGACAAAAATAAAGTCTATAAGCCATAAAAAAGGCTACCGCAAAATAAATGGGGAATGATGTTGTTCAATTCGCACTGAAGGGAGTGGAAAAACGAATACAGAAAATTATTACAATATACTATACAAATTCTCTTAGTTCTTCAATCAAAAGAATGCATTTCGATTAAATGAAATTGTCACTTCAAGAACCGTTACAGTTAGAGACGAACACCGTTCGTCGATTACACAAAAATTCAACATATCTGTTACGGCGCATAACTGTATGGATACATGTTTATAT
Above is a window of Asterias rubens chromosome 11, eAstRub1.3, whole genome shotgun sequence DNA encoding:
- the LOC117297035 gene encoding uncharacterized protein LOC117297035 isoform X4; its protein translation is MHASQVSDNGDFSADLAIDGNSDTNIQHCSHTSHFDAHPWWKVDLGANHCLGRITLVNRGDCCPERMNGTIVRAGIESDIFNNAACGLPVTSDQASIPGAHIPIVCDPPVIARYVSVEDDIPTADSNALTLCEVIVEEYPMEDCALIATTDMSTAAMIVNPSVSITCLSTLMFVDKEITNERPLLVVYMKSPMQCFMRCKINDECWSFDYVMTSGQCRLYDVKAGDLKADDQPGCLVYAVVRG
- the LOC117297035 gene encoding uncharacterized protein LOC117297035 isoform X3 codes for the protein MQHLASLFLLDLNEMHASQVSDNGDFSADLAIDGNSDTNIQHCSHTSHFDAHPWWKVDLGANHCLGRITLVNRGDCCPERMNGTIVRAGIESDIFNNAACGLPVTSDQASIPGAHIPIVCDPPVIARYVSVEDDIPTADSNALTLCEVIVEEYPMEDCALIATTDMSTAAMIVNPSVSITCLSTLMFVDKEITNERPLLVVYMKSPMQCFMRCKINDECWSFDYVMTSGQCRLYDVKAGDLKADDQPGCLVYAVVRG
- the LOC117297035 gene encoding uncharacterized protein LOC117297035 isoform X2, whose protein sequence is MMAHCEEMLQEKNLLIFLFGTLVWFCPLSCWCLDLTVLDLNEMHASQVSDNGDFSADLAIDGNSDTNIQHCSHTSHFDAHPWWKVDLGANHCLGRITLVNRGDCCPERMNGTIVRAGIESDIFNNAACGLPVTSDQASIPGAHIPIVCDPPVIARYVSVEDDIPTADSNALTLCEVIVEEYPMEDCALIATTDMSTAAMIVNPSVSITCLSTLMFVDKEITNERPLLVVYMKSPMQCFMRCKINDECWSFDYVMTSGQCRLYDVKAGDLKADDQPGCLVYAVVRG